One Natrinema salaciae genomic region harbors:
- a CDS encoding cellulase family glycosylhydrolase gives MQDNDTTQRTDESTSTNGNTRRRVLNQASNDSESSIELTRRGVMRTTAGVGAAGLALGAGLTGSAAATGIQEFQNLTVSSDNRIVNEDGETFKMRGLSIPDPKRLHRTRFLRGKTPTQLLDMVTDPEQGWYPRAIRVPAQPQDIGEHPMGHTGPEYEPGELESPDVVDDDRRKMRPPQPVAFTQAELDDYLETHYDPIVERCKERGVYCIVDYHRHWHEQPPGKERPAAAENHLPYNSDYTNYWAYNTHEAFGEEAPGSWGHVDQVTINELTPGYDGWAGIVDESDIPGTPYAYENWTVNEELLEEVLMFWDTVAERYADEPHVIFEPYNEPTAPGIWGPVQGCGAIKQKPLWDTFVDDFMGPIIEKIREYQSDRVLLVGVPGWCQSIQALHWRNFNEAGYDNIAVTWHNYAGHDVSQVNNWFNDTDYKSPEAVEAETGKELEDPYIAPPDSVDQPDCWGWEAYEAAGLQNAMDHHPIAISEFGWINDPEVSHWLRGSTTGLGTTFEYGEPFLNAVEQDDRISWIGWCADVRWLPKMFEYPGAPEEGDLELVNDNFYDTPMADIPVGCEELPCEWELLGGEDSGQYLKDRLEMHKDDLVPFETGSVDDTLQVGEYEPQDPDGDGLYDDVNGDGQTTHADVNAFYENIDADGVQDNPDAFDFDGNGRIGFADVLDLLRRI, from the coding sequence ATGCAAGACAACGACACAACACAGCGGACGGACGAATCGACATCGACGAACGGAAACACGCGGCGTCGCGTGCTGAATCAGGCGTCGAACGACTCGGAGTCGTCGATCGAGTTGACCCGACGCGGCGTAATGCGGACGACGGCGGGCGTGGGAGCCGCGGGACTCGCGCTGGGGGCAGGCCTCACCGGCAGCGCCGCAGCCACCGGTATCCAGGAGTTTCAGAACCTGACGGTCAGCAGCGACAATCGAATCGTCAACGAGGACGGCGAGACCTTCAAAATGCGGGGGCTCAGCATCCCGGACCCGAAGCGGCTCCACCGGACGCGGTTCCTCCGCGGGAAGACGCCGACGCAGCTCCTCGATATGGTCACGGACCCCGAGCAGGGTTGGTACCCGCGGGCCATCCGCGTCCCCGCCCAGCCGCAGGACATCGGCGAGCACCCGATGGGGCACACCGGGCCCGAGTACGAACCGGGCGAGCTCGAATCACCCGACGTAGTCGACGACGACCGGCGGAAGATGCGACCGCCACAGCCGGTCGCGTTCACGCAGGCGGAACTCGACGACTACCTCGAGACCCACTACGACCCGATCGTCGAGCGCTGTAAGGAGCGCGGCGTCTACTGCATCGTCGACTACCACCGTCACTGGCACGAGCAGCCGCCGGGCAAGGAGCGACCCGCCGCCGCGGAGAACCACCTTCCGTACAACAGCGACTATACGAACTACTGGGCGTACAACACCCACGAGGCGTTCGGCGAGGAGGCGCCGGGCTCGTGGGGTCACGTCGACCAGGTCACCATCAACGAGCTCACGCCGGGGTACGACGGCTGGGCCGGTATCGTCGACGAGAGCGACATCCCCGGAACGCCGTACGCGTACGAGAACTGGACGGTCAACGAGGAACTGCTCGAGGAAGTCCTCATGTTCTGGGATACCGTGGCAGAGCGGTACGCCGACGAACCCCACGTGATCTTCGAGCCGTACAACGAGCCGACGGCACCGGGGATCTGGGGGCCGGTCCAGGGCTGTGGAGCGATCAAGCAGAAGCCGCTCTGGGACACGTTCGTCGACGACTTCATGGGTCCGATCATCGAGAAGATCAGGGAGTATCAGTCCGATCGCGTCCTGCTGGTCGGCGTCCCCGGCTGGTGTCAGTCGATCCAGGCGCTCCACTGGCGGAACTTCAACGAGGCAGGGTACGACAACATCGCCGTCACCTGGCACAACTACGCGGGCCACGACGTCAGCCAGGTGAACAACTGGTTCAACGACACGGATTACAAGAGCCCCGAGGCCGTCGAGGCCGAGACCGGGAAAGAACTCGAGGACCCCTACATCGCGCCGCCCGATAGCGTCGACCAGCCCGATTGCTGGGGGTGGGAGGCCTACGAGGCGGCGGGGCTCCAGAACGCGATGGACCACCACCCCATCGCCATCTCCGAGTTCGGCTGGATCAACGACCCGGAGGTCTCCCACTGGCTTCGCGGCTCGACGACCGGACTGGGCACGACCTTCGAGTACGGCGAGCCGTTCCTCAACGCGGTCGAGCAGGACGACCGGATCAGCTGGATCGGCTGGTGTGCCGACGTCCGCTGGCTGCCGAAGATGTTCGAGTACCCGGGCGCCCCCGAGGAGGGCGACCTCGAGCTCGTCAACGACAACTTCTACGACACGCCGATGGCGGACATCCCGGTCGGCTGTGAGGAGCTTCCCTGCGAGTGGGAGCTGCTCGGCGGGGAGGACAGCGGCCAGTACCTGAAGGACCGGCTCGAGATGCACAAGGACGACCTGGTGCCGTTCGAGACGGGAAGCGTCGACGACACGCTCCAGGTCGGCGAGTACGAGCCCCAGGACCCGGACGGCGACGGGCTCTACGACGACGTCAACGGCGACGGCCAGACCACCCACGCCGACGTCAACGCCTTCTACGAGAACATCGACGCCGACGGCGTGCAGGACAACCCCGACGCGTTCGACTTCGACGGCAACGGTCGCATCGGCTTTGCGGACGTCCTCGATCTGCTCCGCCGCATCTGA
- a CDS encoding endo-1,4-beta-xylanase produces MTDTDGTRHDRHESNRSEASGGPDEDRRDRRPTDDRAAPLERREYLRSVGAIGTASAVGVLGATTGTAAVQADDWELAADERIEQHRTSDLEIVVQNADGTPIPDATVDVEMREHAYGFGTQVNAELLVEGSIEGDPVDEADLEAYRERVPELFNTAVLGNHHKWRFWEENRETADAATEWLLDRELDVRGHTCVWGNRDTYAVPADVETAIDERDAETIRERSLEHIETIIRHYGDDIEEWDVVNEALHAHDLMVGVYDDAVDEDRPWEGDVVPWRSELLADWYERAQTVADEAGVDIAVNDFNTLSGPEEYARDWYTEQIEFLRGEGIELDGIGFQCHFAVDQRLTPDEIVAGLDLYADYGATLTASEFDMFQGDWESQDQQAAFFRQFLKTFFSHPATSDFLVWGFWDGDHWAPDYDGSEPDAPLFEEDWTPKPAYDVYTDLVFDEWWTEESGTTDADGTFETTAFLGRHDLTVTVGGESTTRTVAVTEPDGVHDVVVTVDDSRSDEPVQVGDYEARDTTGDGLYNDVDGDGQTTHADVNAFYEHLEADGVQDNPDAFDFDGNDRIGFADVLDLLRRI; encoded by the coding sequence ATGACTGACACGGACGGGACACGACACGACCGACACGAATCGAATCGCTCCGAAGCGAGCGGCGGTCCCGACGAGGATCGACGCGACCGGCGGCCGACCGACGACCGCGCCGCCCCGCTCGAGCGGCGGGAGTACCTCCGCTCGGTGGGTGCGATCGGAACCGCGAGCGCGGTCGGTGTGCTCGGCGCGACGACCGGAACCGCCGCCGTACAGGCCGACGACTGGGAACTGGCGGCCGACGAGCGCATCGAGCAACACCGGACGAGCGACCTCGAGATCGTCGTTCAGAACGCCGACGGAACGCCGATCCCGGACGCGACCGTCGACGTCGAGATGCGGGAACACGCGTACGGGTTTGGGACCCAGGTGAACGCGGAACTGCTCGTCGAGGGGTCCATCGAGGGCGACCCGGTCGACGAGGCCGACCTCGAGGCGTACCGCGAGCGCGTGCCGGAACTGTTCAACACGGCCGTGCTCGGGAACCACCACAAGTGGCGGTTCTGGGAGGAGAATCGGGAAACCGCCGACGCCGCGACCGAGTGGCTCCTCGACCGCGAACTCGACGTTCGCGGCCACACCTGCGTCTGGGGCAACCGGGACACGTACGCCGTCCCGGCGGACGTCGAGACAGCCATCGACGAACGCGACGCGGAGACGATCCGCGAGCGGAGCCTCGAGCATATCGAGACGATCATCCGCCACTACGGCGACGACATCGAGGAGTGGGACGTCGTCAACGAGGCCCTGCACGCCCACGACCTCATGGTCGGCGTCTACGACGACGCCGTCGACGAGGACCGGCCGTGGGAGGGAGACGTCGTCCCCTGGCGATCGGAGTTGCTCGCCGACTGGTACGAGCGAGCGCAGACGGTCGCCGACGAGGCGGGCGTCGACATCGCGGTCAACGACTTCAACACCCTCTCCGGACCCGAGGAGTACGCTCGAGACTGGTACACGGAGCAGATCGAGTTCCTCCGCGGCGAGGGAATCGAGCTCGACGGCATCGGGTTCCAGTGTCACTTCGCCGTCGACCAGCGACTCACGCCCGACGAAATCGTCGCGGGGCTGGATCTGTACGCCGACTACGGAGCCACCCTCACTGCTTCCGAGTTCGACATGTTCCAGGGCGACTGGGAGAGTCAGGATCAGCAGGCCGCGTTCTTCCGCCAGTTCCTGAAGACGTTCTTCAGTCACCCCGCGACGAGCGACTTCCTCGTGTGGGGGTTCTGGGACGGCGATCACTGGGCGCCGGACTACGACGGCTCCGAGCCCGACGCGCCGCTGTTCGAGGAGGACTGGACGCCGAAACCCGCCTACGACGTCTACACGGATCTCGTGTTCGACGAGTGGTGGACCGAGGAATCGGGAACGACCGATGCGGACGGCACTTTCGAGACGACGGCGTTCCTCGGACGCCACGACCTCACCGTCACCGTCGGCGGCGAGTCGACGACACGGACGGTCGCCGTCACCGAGCCCGACGGTGTGCACGACGTCGTCGTGACCGTCGACGACTCCCGGTCCGACGAGCCGGTTCAGGTGGGTGACTACGAGGCCCGGGACACGACCGGTGACGGGCTGTACAACGACGTCGACGGCGACGGCCAGACGACCCACGCCGACGTCAACGCGTTCTACGAGCACCTCGAGGCCGACGGCGTGCAGGACAACCCCGACGCGTTCGACTTCGACGGCAACGACCGTATCGGCTTCGCGGACGTCCTCGACCTCCTCCGGCGGATCTGA
- a CDS encoding fibronectin type III domain-containing protein, translating into MTDNIETHDEEQFAETDRQTSASTSRRNFIRAAGASAAVLATGTSAVAAQEDLPTVTVDLADAQLAVGASTTATVRVENSPAGSLGASIEVAVDPAVAQITEIELGEHAPSQLEDTINQDIEDAGGAVSSIDAQSFDGNGIDETAYEIATLHLKGRGDGATEPELADFSLTPPDGGLVEEAVYDAPTLTVGEGPGEPVTPTVTVDLAAEQVDPGETTTVGLGLNSAPNGLSGFNLEVSVDTAVATITDAALGGPFADSMFNTVDVTDGTATLEAVQEIEAGATGVTFGTVELEGAADGETAVDVAESETLPIENIDGEPVGPEIEEATLTVGDGEPDDEPPSVPQDLEVVAENETSVEIAWSPVSDAVEYAISVDGEQETTTTSTTATITELEADTTYEIGVSAVGENGAASDEATVEATTAAGEGPGTPTVTVDLADAQIDPGETTTVDLGLTVAPNGLSGFNVQTSVDTDVATIVDAELGGPFADSMFNTVEVTDETATLEAAQEVEAGATDVAFGTVELEGAADGETVLDVTESETLPIENIEGEPVGPEIEEATLTVGDGEPDDEPPSVPQNLQVVTVDETSIEISWSPDPNAVEYVVYVDGAQETTTTTSSATVSGLEAGTTYEIGVSAVGESETETDTATVSATTDEADDGDGDNGDSEYPEWDPDTLYEEGDRVHWNGEDWEAQWTNQGTEPKYEEFYAWEPVDGEIPIDVEYLAKIDPSATSVEVGERIDFHVTDNTTDQNWVEQLAWDLGDGTSASGWYAGHAYDSSGTYTVSLTATDQRGRQTTHTVEITVA; encoded by the coding sequence ATGACTGACAATATCGAGACACACGACGAGGAACAGTTCGCCGAAACCGACCGCCAGACGAGCGCGTCCACCTCGCGACGTAACTTCATACGGGCCGCCGGCGCCAGTGCTGCCGTTCTCGCGACCGGAACGTCCGCGGTCGCGGCTCAAGAGGACCTGCCGACGGTGACGGTCGACCTCGCCGATGCACAGCTCGCGGTCGGCGCGAGCACGACCGCGACGGTCCGGGTCGAGAACTCCCCCGCGGGATCGCTCGGCGCTTCCATCGAGGTCGCGGTCGACCCCGCCGTCGCCCAGATCACCGAAATCGAACTGGGCGAGCACGCGCCGTCCCAACTCGAGGACACGATAAACCAGGACATCGAGGACGCGGGCGGTGCCGTCTCGTCGATCGACGCCCAGTCGTTCGACGGTAACGGCATCGACGAGACCGCCTACGAGATCGCGACGCTCCACCTCAAGGGGCGGGGCGACGGCGCTACCGAGCCCGAACTCGCGGACTTCTCGCTGACGCCGCCCGACGGCGGGCTCGTCGAGGAGGCCGTCTACGACGCGCCGACCCTGACCGTCGGCGAGGGGCCCGGCGAGCCCGTGACGCCGACGGTCACCGTCGACCTCGCCGCCGAGCAGGTCGACCCGGGTGAGACGACGACCGTCGGTCTCGGGCTGAACAGCGCGCCCAACGGACTCTCCGGATTCAACCTCGAGGTCAGCGTCGACACCGCGGTCGCGACGATCACCGACGCCGCGCTCGGTGGGCCCTTCGCCGACTCCATGTTCAACACCGTCGACGTGACCGACGGCACGGCGACCCTCGAAGCGGTACAGGAAATCGAGGCGGGTGCGACCGGCGTCACGTTCGGCACCGTCGAACTCGAGGGCGCGGCCGACGGCGAGACCGCCGTCGACGTCGCGGAGAGCGAGACGCTCCCCATCGAGAACATCGACGGCGAACCCGTCGGCCCCGAGATCGAGGAGGCGACGCTGACCGTCGGCGACGGCGAACCCGACGACGAACCGCCGAGCGTCCCCCAGGACCTCGAGGTCGTCGCCGAGAACGAGACCTCGGTCGAAATCGCGTGGAGTCCGGTCTCTGACGCCGTCGAGTACGCCATTTCCGTCGACGGCGAGCAGGAGACGACCACGACCTCGACCACCGCCACCATCACCGAACTCGAGGCTGACACCACCTACGAGATCGGCGTCAGCGCCGTCGGTGAAAACGGCGCCGCGTCCGACGAAGCGACGGTCGAGGCCACGACCGCCGCGGGCGAGGGTCCCGGAACGCCGACGGTCACCGTCGACCTCGCGGACGCACAGATCGACCCGGGCGAGACGACGACCGTCGATCTCGGCCTGACCGTCGCACCGAACGGTCTCTCCGGGTTCAACGTCCAGACCAGCGTCGACACCGACGTCGCGACCATCGTCGACGCCGAGCTCGGTGGGCCCTTCGCCGACTCCATGTTCAACACCGTCGAGGTGACCGACGAGACGGCGACCCTCGAAGCGGCACAGGAGGTCGAGGCGGGCGCGACCGACGTCGCGTTCGGTACCGTCGAACTCGAGGGTGCGGCCGACGGCGAGACCGTCCTCGATGTCACGGAGAGCGAGACGCTCCCGATCGAGAACATCGAGGGCGAACCCGTCGGCCCCGAGATCGAGGAGGCGACGCTGACCGTCGGCGACGGCGAACCCGACGACGAACCGCCGAGCGTCCCCCAGAACCTCCAGGTCGTAACCGTCGACGAGACGTCGATCGAGATCTCGTGGAGTCCCGATCCGAACGCCGTCGAGTACGTCGTCTACGTCGATGGAGCGCAGGAGACGACCACGACCACGAGCAGCGCCACTGTCTCCGGACTCGAGGCCGGCACCACCTACGAGATCGGCGTCAGCGCCGTCGGTGAGTCGGAGACGGAGACCGACACCGCGACGGTCTCGGCCACGACCGACGAAGCCGACGACGGCGATGGCGACAACGGCGACAGCGAGTACCCCGAGTGGGACCCCGACACGCTCTACGAGGAGGGCGACCGGGTCCACTGGAACGGCGAGGACTGGGAAGCGCAGTGGACGAACCAGGGCACGGAGCCCAAATACGAGGAGTTCTACGCCTGGGAGCCGGTCGACGGCGAGATTCCGATCGATGTCGAGTATCTCGCGAAGATCGATCCGAGCGCCACGTCGGTCGAGGTCGGCGAGCGCATCGATTTCCACGTCACGGACAACACGACCGATCAGAACTGGGTCGAACAGCTGGCGTGGGACCTCGGTGACGGCACGTCCGCCAGCGGCTGGTACGCCGGCCACGCCTACGACTCGAGTGGCACCTACACGGTGTCGCTGACCGCGACGGACCAGCGCGGACGCCAGACGACGCACACCGTCGAGATCACCGTCGCCTGA
- a CDS encoding cellulase family glycosylhydrolase has product MKATGTSVIAFGGLGSIANSAMAQEADLPPLARDGNKLVDPSGNEVILQGVNIADPGEQSRPWRGQTAPETFQLATDESQGWYTNVVRVPVMPSFLAAGTRAPAPHEMPHGDDWGPALPGQFDASDVEWYCQTFLDDLVELGAQRGAYVMIDYHRHYPVFHQEDHKNHGVPDNVWKCNSDGGEDWRHPEVCGERGVLWHGEDQVDEIWNLIDEQNILEAFDLDEDDIFLEPPEVSNALDEELHTFWEVVADRYAGDDHVIFDVYNEPTGPYGGDWGGPQRQAGELSDPDVAPGDGDASNYDVAHEDMKAWYDLWVDRAQPWVDTVEENAPGHVITIGSPRWSQYTYWTPFNEFEAENMCYTAHVYTQDDLRPLETYFGQPSEHVPIFFSEFGWIEGGGMHVDTPWMDCSGEHDGNCEPYIEGYESFIRNHDIHPLAWSFDHTYEPNMFEHGTPGQNDGAKGADDWMNYLNDETPGVWWHQLNQELVDERHEPAAGDEPYPDADNGKNDKHIGDGPVDGDPYSGDDTLQVGEYEPQDPDGDGLYDDVNGDGQTTHADVNAFYENIDADGVQNNPDAFDFDGNGRIGFSDVLDLLRRI; this is encoded by the coding sequence ATGAAGGCCACCGGCACGAGCGTGATCGCATTCGGCGGCCTCGGTAGCATCGCCAACTCCGCGATGGCACAGGAGGCCGACCTCCCGCCGCTGGCCCGAGACGGGAACAAGCTCGTCGACCCGAGCGGAAACGAGGTTATCCTCCAGGGAGTGAACATCGCCGATCCGGGCGAACAGAGCCGCCCGTGGCGGGGCCAGACTGCACCCGAGACGTTCCAGCTGGCGACCGACGAGAGTCAGGGCTGGTATACGAACGTCGTCCGGGTACCGGTCATGCCCTCGTTCCTCGCGGCCGGAACGCGTGCTCCGGCACCGCACGAGATGCCCCACGGAGACGACTGGGGTCCGGCCCTGCCGGGGCAGTTCGACGCGAGCGACGTCGAGTGGTACTGTCAGACCTTTCTCGACGACCTCGTCGAACTCGGCGCTCAGCGCGGCGCCTACGTGATGATCGATTACCACCGTCACTACCCGGTCTTCCATCAGGAAGATCACAAGAACCACGGCGTTCCCGACAACGTCTGGAAGTGCAACTCCGACGGCGGCGAAGACTGGCGGCATCCGGAAGTCTGTGGCGAACGCGGCGTCCTCTGGCACGGCGAGGATCAGGTCGACGAGATCTGGAACCTGATCGACGAGCAGAACATTCTCGAGGCGTTCGACCTCGACGAGGACGACATCTTCCTCGAGCCACCGGAGGTCTCGAACGCGCTCGACGAGGAACTGCACACGTTCTGGGAGGTCGTCGCCGACCGATACGCGGGCGACGATCACGTGATCTTCGACGTCTACAACGAGCCGACCGGTCCGTACGGCGGCGACTGGGGCGGTCCACAGCGGCAGGCGGGCGAACTCTCCGATCCCGACGTGGCGCCCGGCGACGGTGACGCGTCCAACTACGACGTCGCCCACGAGGACATGAAGGCCTGGTACGACCTGTGGGTCGATCGCGCCCAGCCGTGGGTCGATACGGTCGAGGAGAACGCACCCGGCCACGTGATCACGATCGGGAGTCCGCGGTGGAGCCAGTACACCTACTGGACACCGTTCAACGAGTTCGAGGCGGAAAACATGTGTTACACCGCCCACGTCTACACGCAGGACGATCTGCGGCCGCTCGAGACCTACTTCGGGCAGCCGTCGGAGCACGTGCCGATCTTCTTCAGCGAGTTCGGCTGGATCGAGGGCGGCGGCATGCACGTCGACACGCCCTGGATGGACTGCAGCGGCGAACACGACGGCAACTGCGAGCCGTACATCGAGGGCTACGAGTCGTTCATCAGGAACCACGACATCCACCCCCTCGCGTGGTCGTTCGATCACACCTACGAGCCGAATATGTTCGAACACGGCACGCCGGGGCAGAACGACGGCGCGAAGGGCGCCGACGACTGGATGAACTACCTCAACGACGAGACGCCCGGCGTCTGGTGGCACCAGCTCAACCAGGAACTGGTCGACGAGCGCCACGAACCCGCTGCCGGCGACGAGCCCTACCCGGACGCCGACAACGGCAAGAACGACAAGCACATCGGTGACGGGCCGGTCGACGGCGATCCCTACTCCGGCGACGACACGCTCCAGGTCGGCGAGTACGAGCCCCAGGACCCGGACGGCGACGGGCTCTACGACGACGTCAACGGCGACGGCCAGACCACCCACGCCGACGTCAACGCCTTCTACGAGAACATCGACGCCGACGGCGTCCAGAACAACCCCGATGCGTTCGACTTCGACGGCAACGGCCGCATCGGCTTCTCGGACGTCCTCGACCTGCTCAGACGGATCTAA
- a CDS encoding DUF460 domain-containing protein — MSTRTSALDAVVFGVDIQSGDVRGDAPSYALAVYDGEDVTRDVVSHRKLRRLIDDEEPAIVATDNMYELAADKDQLIHFLGSLPSGTMLVQVTGAEQPEPLSRVAKRHNIPYGKDPMQEAEAAARLAAHNVGHEVSAFTDTTEVKVARGRSTGSGGWSEDRYTRRIHGSVRKRAREVESELEEANLEYEQDVREAYGGFANAVFTVEARPSDIPVSRNRSGDVRVEIERQRRDGIEFRPLVKRRDHVIVGIDPGTTTAVAIVGLEGEVLDVWSSRTSDTADVIEWIVERGRPIVVAADVTPIPETVEKFRRSFDAAGWTPESDLPVDEKQHRTRDYQYDNDHQRDAMAAALYALDAHEDQFERIGDKLPPGIDRGEVTARVVAGEESVEAVLTDLNDDDEPDEESTEHEPRELTAEEKRIKNLERQVERLQSHVERLEGRVEDRDDRIDDLETELSVARREERKEVRRDREVNRLERKANRLERERDEAREEVETLERKVERMKALWKLDHSNFSDVSAEKEGLVPVKVVEKFTKGAIREADEQYGIASGDVVYIRDASGAGRSTAELLAEFDPRVILKDGGLSEIADEILFDAEIPVGPADDVAMQEVDELAVAREDDVEAAIDDWHERARDRKRDRKAAMVDQLISEHRAGDNEV, encoded by the coding sequence GTGAGTACGCGAACGAGTGCGCTCGATGCAGTCGTTTTCGGTGTCGACATCCAGAGCGGTGACGTGCGCGGCGATGCGCCATCGTACGCACTGGCCGTCTACGACGGGGAGGACGTCACCCGGGACGTCGTCAGCCACCGAAAACTGAGGCGATTGATCGACGACGAGGAGCCGGCGATCGTCGCGACCGACAACATGTACGAGCTCGCCGCCGACAAGGACCAGCTCATCCACTTCCTCGGCTCGCTGCCGTCCGGAACCATGCTCGTTCAGGTAACGGGTGCCGAACAGCCCGAACCGCTCTCCCGCGTCGCGAAGCGACACAACATCCCCTACGGGAAAGACCCGATGCAGGAGGCCGAAGCCGCGGCCCGACTGGCCGCCCACAACGTCGGCCACGAGGTATCGGCCTTCACCGACACGACCGAAGTCAAGGTCGCACGCGGGCGTTCGACCGGCAGCGGCGGCTGGAGCGAGGACCGCTACACCCGCCGTATCCACGGCTCGGTTCGGAAACGAGCCCGCGAGGTCGAGTCCGAACTCGAGGAGGCAAATCTCGAATACGAGCAAGACGTTCGAGAGGCCTACGGCGGCTTCGCGAACGCCGTCTTCACCGTCGAGGCGCGACCCAGCGACATCCCCGTCTCGCGCAATCGGTCCGGCGACGTGCGCGTCGAGATCGAGCGCCAGCGCCGGGATGGGATCGAGTTCAGGCCGCTCGTCAAGCGCCGCGATCACGTCATCGTCGGGATCGACCCCGGGACGACGACCGCCGTCGCGATCGTCGGCCTCGAGGGCGAGGTCCTCGACGTCTGGAGTTCGCGAACCAGCGACACCGCCGACGTGATCGAGTGGATCGTCGAGCGCGGCCGGCCGATCGTCGTCGCGGCCGACGTGACGCCGATACCCGAAACGGTCGAGAAGTTCCGCCGGAGCTTCGACGCCGCGGGCTGGACGCCCGAGAGCGATCTCCCGGTCGACGAGAAACAACACCGCACGCGCGACTACCAGTACGACAACGACCACCAGCGTGACGCGATGGCCGCCGCGCTGTACGCCCTCGACGCCCACGAGGACCAGTTCGAGCGGATCGGCGACAAACTCCCGCCGGGAATCGATCGCGGCGAGGTCACCGCCCGCGTCGTCGCCGGCGAGGAGAGCGTCGAGGCCGTCCTGACGGACCTGAACGACGACGACGAGCCCGACGAGGAGTCCACCGAGCACGAACCCCGTGAGCTCACTGCCGAGGAAAAGCGGATCAAAAACCTCGAGCGGCAGGTCGAGCGTCTCCAATCGCACGTCGAGCGACTCGAGGGCCGCGTCGAGGACCGCGACGACCGGATCGACGACCTCGAGACCGAACTCAGCGTCGCCCGCCGCGAGGAGCGCAAGGAGGTCCGCCGGGACCGCGAAGTGAACCGCCTCGAGCGGAAGGCGAACCGCCTCGAGCGCGAGCGCGACGAGGCCCGCGAGGAGGTCGAGACGCTCGAACGGAAAGTCGAGCGGATGAAGGCCCTCTGGAAGCTCGACCACTCCAATTTCAGCGACGTCTCCGCGGAGAAGGAGGGGCTGGTTCCGGTCAAGGTCGTCGAAAAGTTCACGAAGGGCGCGATCCGCGAGGCCGACGAACAGTACGGGATCGCGAGCGGCGACGTCGTCTACATCCGGGACGCCAGCGGCGCGGGCCGGTCCACGGCCGAACTGCTCGCGGAGTTCGACCCCCGCGTCATCCTCAAGGACGGCGGCCTCTCGGAGATCGCCGACGAGATCCTCTTCGACGCCGAGATTCCGGTCGGCCCCGCCGACGACGTCGCCATGCAAGAGGTGGACGAACTCGCCGTCGCCCGCGAGGACGACGTCGAAGCCGCGATCGACGACTGGCACGAGCGCGCTCGAGACCGAAAGCGGGATCGCAAAGCGGCGATGGTCGACCAGCTCATCAGCGAGCACCGGGCCGGCGACAACGAAGTCTGA
- a CDS encoding DUF7470 family protein codes for MLQNLGALGIAGLVILLAGIGLIASQNIWIAAGMALIVAGLGLVVKSLISGMLQNFGMF; via the coding sequence ATGTTGCAAAACCTCGGCGCACTCGGTATTGCCGGTCTCGTGATTCTGCTCGCCGGTATCGGTCTCATCGCGTCTCAGAATATCTGGATCGCTGCCGGGATGGCGCTCATCGTCGCCGGCCTCGGACTGGTCGTCAAATCGCTGATTTCGGGTATGCTCCAGAACTTCGGCATGTTCTGA
- the eif1A gene encoding translation initiation factor eIF-1A, which translates to MSDDGDGGRKNLRMPEDDEVFATVTNMLGANRVKVRCADGTERTARIPGKMQKRIWIREDDVVLVEPWDWQDEKADITWRYEKSEADQLREEGHIQ; encoded by the coding sequence ATGAGCGACGACGGAGACGGCGGTCGGAAGAACCTCCGGATGCCCGAGGACGACGAGGTCTTCGCGACCGTCACGAACATGCTCGGGGCGAATCGGGTCAAAGTACGCTGTGCCGACGGGACGGAGCGAACCGCGCGCATTCCCGGCAAGATGCAGAAGCGCATCTGGATCCGCGAAGACGACGTCGTGCTCGTCGAACCCTGGGACTGGCAGGACGAGAAGGCCGACATCACCTGGCGATACGAGAAGAGCGAGGCCGACCAGCTCCGCGAGGAAGGCCACATCCAATAA